The DNA region GACATTCATCTGAAACATTATATGCACAGGAGTATCTTGATGCCATTGGTGCAGTGATATAATACCAGTTTTAATGCACGTGACAGAGGCTCACACACTGTAGGACAGCCGACGTAAAAGGGAAAATCAAACACAGTTTACAAGAGCCCATTAGTGCCAacatgcttctgtgtgtttgtggcggCTGTACGTATCtatctgtgtctctttgtcacACACGATGCAACAGAAGCTAGCTAGCTTGTGGGTCTGCAGTCATGTGTAACTTGATCCATATGACACACTGATAAGGATGCTTTCACTAATGTGAAGcgtttgtgcatgcatgtgccgATCTACCGCGTGGCTAAATCCGCAGCCGAGCCACGATTGTTCCAGTCGAGCGCACTCACGTGCCATATGTTTACAGGCAAACACGTGGCAGACAGGACGTCTCGGTGGGGTGAACGTTGGACGTTCTTGTCTTGAGAGCAATGCAATGTGAGCACAGCTAGCTCTAAATAACTTTCTACACTGATGCTTTAATAAGCTACTGAGTCTTGAACACCAGAGAAGGTAAATAAGAGCGTGCACGGCTTATACATGTAGGAGGGATGCTGAAGTTGTTTAAGTTACAAGGGCTGAAATCAAGTTTGTTTTAACTTTTCTTCCTGCCAAGGCCTTTACGTTGGCAGGATGACAGGTCATCCAACGGACAAGCCATTGGTCATCCATGACATACACACCCTAGTTTGGATGTTGAGCTGTGAGAATAAAGTAAACTTTCCATTGTGCTTCAGACTAAATAGTCTGTGAATCTATATCTTTCATTTTTATGGGCTATCTTGTATACATTCAGATTGTGGTACATGTGTTTGCCCATTTTAATTTATGAAATGTGTTGAGTCCCAATTTGGTGATCATGTAGTAAtctgtcctttttcttcttcttcttcttcttcttccttcagtCTTTGTCACTCCGCTGACCACCCAGACTGTGTCGTTGAATTTGGACAAAAGGTTTCAATCATGACACCGACCATggacaggaacaggaagagggTGCCGGGCTTTGGAGCTGTGCTGTTGATACTTGTGAGTCATGTGACCTCAGCGCTGGAAGTGCCTCTTGATCGTAAGTATTGTCCTTAGCAAAGTCAAATGTACAATGATTACCAGAATGGTAAATTCACAAATTTTCCAACTGTTCTGCTAACACATTATGCTCTGTGGAAAACTGTAATGGAAATTTTTTCATGTTGTGGCGCATAATGGAGAACATTACAGCCGCTATGGGGCACTAAAGGGGCTTTGGAGCAGCtgcacactgagcagcagtATACGggttttcttgtgtttcagctttgCATGTTTCAGCATGGAAAGTTTGCGGTTTACAGCCATGAAATGCAATTTCATTTCTGAAGAaatttatttatcacacacactgtgtgaaatTCTGATGTCTTCAACTACTTTTCACGCATTCTTCCTGCCTGATTAAACTGAAACCATGGACGtattcacaaaaaaaagagggaaatcaAAGGCAGGCTCAATAAGATGCTTAAAAGTACTTGAATGTGCAACTGTTTCAGCTGAACCTGTGGTTTACTCCTAACACCTTTCCTCAATATTCTATCACTGTTCTCTGGCGTGTCACGGTGGACAAAAAGCCAAAGTACTGGAAGGATGTAAGTTGCCACTAACACTGCTGTGACTTCTAGTGTGAAGTATTTGCTCTTCAAACTTATTTTAACTTGCTTTCGTGTGGATTCTAGCAATGTTAGACATGCATGCAGTTGTCTCTACGCTGTTATTTTGTGAAGTGACTTGCTTGTTTTGGAGTGGCGCTTGCTTTATTGCCAGTTCAGGGACTGGTAAGTCGTTATCAGATAGCTGTTGTGACTTTTGTTTGCAGCTCCAGGTGGTCTTACACTCGATTGTCAAGCTTGACTGAACGCTTGCTGCATGTTGCTTGCACGTCCTCGattctgacagctgcagtgtgttaaTGTTTACATGCCATTGTATGTGTCTGAACTATGCTTCTATTCATGTTTTGCCAGTGCCCCAACCCCCCACTATAACGCTGCAGTCCCCAAAGGATTACATCTTTGATCCGCGGGAGAACATTGTCATCCACTGTGAGGCCAAGGGGAAGCCTCATCCCAGGTGAGACAATCGCTCCTCCCATCGCACTGGTGCTTGTTTATCAGAACATGTGCAGGTTCCCATCCCAGCTGCACACCCGCTAGCATATTTCACTGGTTACTTTTTTGCAGCCAGTTGCACTAGCTGTGTGTAAGGTCAAACCTGGCCTCGTTATAGCATAAATTATATATGTGTGGCTAAAAGAAAAGTGATTGCACCATGGAGATAAGTGAAAACATAACTTTGAGCAGCAACTTAATTGTTACACATGAGCATGataaaacagcagtttttctgCTACTCTGCACGGTGTCTTCATTTGCATGCCATTTTGCAACTATTAATTAATCAACTAGTTTTTAACTGTTAAAACGCCAACTATTTTTATAATTGATGAATTGGTTTAGGtatttttttaagataaaaaaagcaaaattctctgattccagcttaTTGAATTAGAATATTTTGATGTCTTCATACTCTGCTTTGTAAACTGAACGTCTTTGGGTtgtgaacaaaacaagacatttgaggacatcatcaaatattaaaatacttaacagattaatcaacaatgaaaactaTAGTCAATTACAGCTATAGAGACCTAACTTATTGATCTAGCTTACTACAATGTGCCATGATGCTAGGTGGCTCATGCCAGCCAGAAAGCTAATGCACACGAGCTAATTTAAGTACAAACTAACTAGCACTTCAACTTTACACCATAACTTAGGAAAGAAATTATCTGGTGCAACCCAGTGCTGGTTAACAGTGGAATTGAAGGAAAAAAACTCATGATACAACCAGATCAGTAAACTGATTTCCAATCGGTTTTATGGTCCTCTGTGTGAAATTATAGATCTGTTTCTGGGGACAACTTAACCCGTGGCGGAATCACCATAGCAACTGTTGTCACGGAGACCACTTGAGAAACTCACCTGGCAGAGTGAATTAGACACAGTTTAAATTTGCCACAAATCCTCAAATGAGTTAGAATCTGTCAGACTTCCTGCTTTGATGTCAATGATTCCAGTCAGTGTGAATGGACAGACCACAACGCATGTTGATGATTTGAGCAAACAGGCGgcactgtgtctctctgctaGCCTAGAGATGATGAGTGatagttgtttttgttgatcCTAGCTTTTCATGGACAAGAAATGGGACCCACTTTGATGTAGAGAAGGACTCCAAAGTCCTGATGAAGCCCGGTTCAGGAACTCTGGTCATTGACATCAGCGGGGAAAAGGCTGAGGCTTACGAGGGAACGTACCAGTGCACGGCGCACAACGAACACGGCACTGCTGTGTCCAACAGCATTGTCATCAGACAGTCCAGTAAGAATTCTCATTATATTcactttcactcactttttcCATTGCTTTTCGGTCATTTAAATCGATTCTAATGGCTTGAGCTCCACTTTGTAAAAATCCTATTTAACTCTTCCGCAAAACACTCAAGGTCATCACACTTGCGAGCTTAGATGATTGTGACCCATACTGTTGGGCCTGAAGCCCCTTTGTCTGATGTTTCTGTGACTCGCAGGGTCCCCCTTGTGGTCAAAGGAGAGAAATGAGGCCATCGTGGTGCAGATGGGGGTCTCCCTGGTGCTGCAGTGCCGACCCCCTGCAGGGCTGCCCCCTCCTGTGATCTTCTGGATGGACAACAGTGAGTCATTTGCATGTATACATATCTGCACACATGGCATGAGGACATAAGAATTAAGAAAGATGGACCCCTGAAACCATTTACTGACCCTTTGGAAAAGGAACGCTCTTTACTTTGTCAGACTCAGTCAAACAGGCTTACCTTgatatcttttttttccatgtctgactctttccctccctgtcctccagACTTTCAGAGGCTACCGCTGGATAAACGAGTGTCCCAGGCTCTGAATGGAGACTTGTACTTTTCAAATGTTCTCCCAGAAGACAGCAGGCCTGACTACATCTGCTATGCTCGcttccctcacacacaaaccatccAGCAGAAACAGCCCATCTCAGTCACCGTGCTGGACAGTAAGTCAAGACACTGAATACAACTCCAGGAGACAtaaatgttacttttttttcagctttttcagcattttgtgttCAATGGGATCTTATGTTGCTCCTGTTTCAAATCCATGTGTTGCTCATGCAAAACTGTCTCAGCCTTAGGTTAGTTTTTGTGCTGTTCTTCCTGTATTCTTCTTTCCTGACATTCATAAAGGGCTTCCAGGATTATTTCAGTTGACAGTGGCCTCATCACAGCATCATAGTAATGTAACCGTGGTGCTGGATGCGCAATGTTTTTGCAGCAACACAATATTTTTCTCTAGTTGCAATGCATTTTCACGTGCTGATGCATTGTTTATACACTGGAAGTCGTTGTGAAGTGAAGCATTACCTGTTTTCTTTCCCAGTTTTGCATGCTTATGATTTTCTGTTGTATTACAGTGGAAACAATGAATGAGACTGTGGCTGCTTTATACAATATCACTGATTTCTATGGTGGTGAGTGCTGCTGATTTATTCCCATTCAGCCCCCTCAGTGTGAACCCAGTCCTGTTTTTACTCCCTGGCCTAACTATACCCAACATACACCCTTAACTTGGCCTGAATCCCCTCCTTTGTGACTATATTAACAAACTCGTCCTCAGGTTTTTCTCATGATTATCCTGTTTCTATGTATTTCCTTATCTAAGTTAAGGGTCTAAGCATAGAGAATCAAACAAATCCGTGATCCTGGTCAATGTAAGAAAAAATGGCCTGACTTGAACGTGTGATATGACAGCAATATCCATGATCGCCTCTGTACGCAGATAAGGCATAAAAGCATAAGAAACCTTCAGAGCATGCATAACATTAAAGCTAACTGCATCTTCCCTCAAATCATCAATACGCAGGCAGACTGATCTCATGATCCGCTCAATCAAGCACACTTTCAACGATTAATCAAGGCGGCCACAAACAGTGTGAAGCGTGATAAACACATTATTATTGTGATGTGAAGTGGAGGGGCATCACTTCTTATCTGTTTTCTGACCTTTTCGCCAAACGAACGTTAAGGAAGCCGAGATCTTTCCGTTAAGATGTTCTGAGCGGCGTGCGTGTCAGACTCTAGGGGTTACTTTCTACCAAGaacccttgtgttgccatagcaacaaaCTGACGGCTACTCCTCTCAAGGAGCTTCCTCTTGCTCCCTGATTCTGAGATAAGTTCGCATTTGAGTCAGGGAATTACTATTATTCACTCACCCTTTTACTATCCCTTCTGTACACTTTGACACATCAATTCATGACTCTTTATTTGACAAAGTATGTTTCCACCACCTTCTTCCTTCATGAGAATATGAATGGCCCGCTGAGCTCACCCAGCTCCTCCGGGGGTCACGCTGTGGAAAGAGGAGCATTCAAGTCTAATGACGTGGTCTGGTTCTGATTTGGTCATGTGTCCTCATGTGTTCAGACAGCCCGGAGGGGGAGCATCGCCCTGGATTCATGATGCCTCTGGGCACCACCAGCACCAAGATGGTTCTGAGAGGGGAGACTCTGGAGCTGGAGTGCATTGCTGAGGGCTTGTAAGTCAGCATCTGCtgtaaagaaataaatgtttttgcatcATACAACAAAGTCCTTTATAAGAAACTGTCATGGTGCTCATAAAACTTCAAAGTATTTCAcagctgagaaaaacaacatgcagaaaTGACCCAAAAAGAAACATCTTGTTGTAACTTCTTCTGTGACAGACCCACTCCAGAGATCTCCTGGcagaaggatggaggagagctgCCGAGCAGCAGGACGTCCATTCATGACTTTCAGAAAACACTCAAGGTTTCCGATGTGAATGAAGCTGATGCTGGGGACTACCGCTGTACAGCCACAAACAGCCTGGGCACTGCACACCACATCATCAAGGTCACTGTCAAAGGTATGCACTTTAACCCAGTTCTTTCTGTGGAGCAATCTCCTTTCATCATGACAACAGAATTGGGCAACATTGTGTtggaaaaggttttttttttgttattctctcaaaaaatgtgactttgtctcttttatttttttgtttctcatcTACAGCGGCTCCTTTCTGGGTCAGCGCTCCCAGGAACCTGATCCTCGCCCCAAACGAGACTGGCATCCTGACTTGTCGAGTCAATGGAGACCCCAAACCGAAGATTAGCTGGTTTGTCAATGGAGTCCCCATAGAGAGTGAGTAAAAAATAGAATATGCTACATATTCACACACCTACATCCAAAACACCTGCGAACAGCAGAGAGTATAAACCAACGTCCAGAGTTGGGATTGAATTCCCAAtcccagcagtgtttttttcccaCTGCATGGTATTCTGTATAGTTTTACATAATGCACCAGAATTGTTATGTACCAGAGTCTACATAAAGCTCTCATGGTGCAGCTGAGGAACTTCCTGTCTTACTAATAGATGCACCGGAGGAGCACAGTCGGAAGGTGGATGGGGACACCGTGATTCTTAGCAATGTCCAATCGGGGTCCAGTGCTGTCTACCAGTGTAACGCATCCAATGAATTCGGTTACCTGATGGCAAACGCTTTTGTCAACGTTCTTGGTAAGTTAAACCAAATCTGTTTAGCTGGAACTGGACACTAAAGTTGGCAAAATGTGGATAGAGAGGCCAGTATGTGTGATAAGATACAGTGAGTGCTGATGTAGATAATGTGCTCCTTCCCATAGCTGAGCCACCAAGGGTGCTCACTCCACCCAACCGAGTGTATCAGGTCATCACCAACAACCCCGCTTTACTTCACTGTGCCTCCTTTGGGTCACCATTACCGACCATCACGTGGTAAGATTCAGATCAGGTTTTCTGTGACTAGTGTTACCTGATCAAGATTTAAGAAATCCACAAGTTTATTTTAATactgaaaagtgaaaattcAGTGTACATATTTCTCACCCCAGAGTCTTAGTTAGCCAAGCAGTTTCCTCACCAATTCTTCTGCGCAGCACCATAAAGACTAAAACggtgctgtttgctgtttccgTGCAGGTTCAAAGACAGTCAGACCAGCATTAAGAATGGTGACCCTTATGTGATCCACGAGAATGGTACATTGGAGATCCACGTGGCCCAGCCGCTTAACAGTGGGAAGTACACCTGCATTGCCACCAACAACCTGGGGATCAAGGAGAATCATGTTTACCTGGATGTTAAAGGTCAGATATGGACCAGTCACAGTGAGACTGGTGGTTCAGTGTTAGCCTGTTGAAAATACTATAATAGCTGATAAagagaggattttttttaggtCTCCGTAGCCATTAGGTCAGATGGCTCGCTGTGTTATTTGTTAATACAGactctttgatttttttccatcttcCAGAGCCCACCCGTATCCTGAAGCAGCCAGAGTACAAAGTGGTTCAGAGAGGAATGAGCGCCACGTTCGAGTGTAAAGTCAAACATGACCCATCCCTTATTCCCACCATGACCTGGCTCAAAGACAGTGGAGAGTTGCCTGATGATGAGAGGTACAAAGACTTTGAGACTCATAAGACATTCATTTGAGTTCATTTAAACGCTTGTTATGCAAACCATGAATTGCCCCGTGGTCCTCTGTGATCAGGTTTGTGGTGGACATGGACACTCTGACCATCAAAGACgtgacagatggagatgagggcACCTACACCTGCATCATGAACACCACCCTGGACCAGGACTCAGCCAGTGCCATGCTGACTGTCATAGGTACGTTCTAAGTTAGACACATATTCAAG from Chaetodon trifascialis isolate fChaTrf1 chromosome 22, fChaTrf1.hap1, whole genome shotgun sequence includes:
- the nrcama gene encoding neuronal cell adhesion molecule a isoform X6, whose amino-acid sequence is MTPTMDRNRKRVPGFGAVLLILVSHVTSALEVPLDPKVLEGLPQPPTITLQSPKDYIFDPRENIVIHCEAKGKPHPSFSWTRNGTHFDVEKDSKVLMKPGSGTLVIDISGEKAEAYEGTYQCTAHNEHGTAVSNSIVIRQSRSPLWSKERNEAIVVQMGVSLVLQCRPPAGLPPPVIFWMDNNFQRLPLDKRVSQALNGDLYFSNVLPEDSRPDYICYARFPHTQTIQQKQPISVTVLDNSPEGEHRPGFMMPLGTTSTKMVLRGETLELECIAEGLPTPEISWQKDGGELPSSRTSIHDFQKTLKVSDVNEADAGDYRCTATNSLGTAHHIIKVTVKAAPFWVSAPRNLILAPNETGILTCRVNGDPKPKISWFVNGVPIENAPEEHSRKVDGDTVILSNVQSGSSAVYQCNASNEFGYLMANAFVNVLAEPPRVLTPPNRVYQVITNNPALLHCASFGSPLPTITWFKDSQTSIKNGDPYVIHENGTLEIHVAQPLNSGKYTCIATNNLGIKENHVYLDVKEPTRILKQPEYKVVQRGMSATFECKVKHDPSLIPTMTWLKDSGELPDDERFVVDMDTLTIKDVTDGDEGTYTCIMNTTLDQDSASAMLTVIEATPTPAIVYEKPDPPSDLELTDQTERSVRLTWIPGDEHNSPTQKFLIQYEDVLHQPGVWINLTEVAGTGTTAQLNLSPYVYYSFRVLALNHVGYSQPSQSSSQYRTNPAAPDENPSNVQGVGTEPGNLVISWTPLTGFQSNGPGLEYKVQWRQKDVDEDWSSKNVANVSQFAVSGTPTYVPYEIKVQALNDYGSGPEPEVMIGYSGEDLPLSAPDSVQIMVPNSTLAVVHWEPVPLPSVRGKLQGYKVYYHRERGLHETEGETEQQEQVLTFSGNRSEGRLPGLQPYSLYNLSIRVLNNKGEGPPSPSKRFETPEGVPGPPSFLNVLNPSLDSLTLEWGPPLKNNGRLTGYTLKYQPVNSTNELGPVKVKNFLANETSFTLENLNSSMLYKFNLSAKTIKGSGPIITQEAFTVMDTTVPSRQVDIATQGWFIGLMCAIALLILVLLIVCFIKRNKGGKYPVKEKEDAHQDPEIQPMKEDDGTFGEYSDTEDHKPLKGSRTPSNGTVRRDESDDSLVDYGEGGDGQFNEDGSFIGQYSGKKEKDTHEGNESSEAPSPVNAMNSFV
- the nrcama gene encoding neuronal cell adhesion molecule a isoform X7, with amino-acid sequence MTPTMDRNRKRVPGFGAVLLILVSHVTSALEVPLDLPQPPTITLQSPKDYIFDPRENIVIHCEAKGKPHPSFSWTRNGTHFDVEKDSKVLMKPGSGTLVIDISGEKAEAYEGTYQCTAHNEHGTAVSNSIVIRQSRSPLWSKERNEAIVVQMGVSLVLQCRPPAGLPPPVIFWMDNNFQRLPLDKRVSQALNGDLYFSNVLPEDSRPDYICYARFPHTQTIQQKQPISVTVLDNSPEGEHRPGFMMPLGTTSTKMVLRGETLELECIAEGLPTPEISWQKDGGELPSSRTSIHDFQKTLKVSDVNEADAGDYRCTATNSLGTAHHIIKVTVKAAPFWVSAPRNLILAPNETGILTCRVNGDPKPKISWFVNGVPIENAPEEHSRKVDGDTVILSNVQSGSSAVYQCNASNEFGYLMANAFVNVLAEPPRVLTPPNRVYQVITNNPALLHCASFGSPLPTITWFKDSQTSIKNGDPYVIHENGTLEIHVAQPLNSGKYTCIATNNLGIKENHVYLDVKEPTRILKQPEYKVVQRGMSATFECKVKHDPSLIPTMTWLKDSGELPDDERFVVDMDTLTIKDVTDGDEGTYTCIMNTTLDQDSASAMLTVIEATPTPAIVYEKPDPPSDLELTDQTERSVRLTWIPGDEHNSPTQKFLIQYEDVLHQPGVWINLTEVAGTGTTAQLNLSPYVYYSFRVLALNHVGYSQPSQSSSQYRTNPAAPDENPSNVQGVGTEPGNLVISWTPLTGFQSNGPGLEYKVQWRQKDVDEDWSSKNVANVSQFAVSGTPTYVPYEIKVQALNDYGSGPEPEVMIGYSGEDLPLSAPDSVQIMVPNSTLAVVHWEPVPLPSVRGKLQGYKVYYHRERGLHETEGETEQQEQVLTFSGNRSEGRLPGLQPYSLYNLSIRVLNNKGEGPPSPSKRFETPEGVPGPPSFLNVLNPSLDSLTLEWGPPLKNNGRLTGYTLKYQPVNSTNELGPVKVKNFLANETSFTLENLNSSMLYKFNLSAKTIKGSGPIITQEAFTVMDTTVPSRQVDIATQGWFIGLMCAIALLILVLLIVCFIKRNKGGKYPVKEKEDAHQDPEIQPMKEDDGTFGEYSDTEDHKPLKGSRTPSNGTVRRDESDDSLVDYGEGGDGQFNEDGSFIGQYSGKKEKDTHEGNESSEAPSPVNAMNSFV